AGGCGGTAGCCCAGCTCCAGGCCACCACGGACCGCGCTCCGCGCGTCGTCGTCCTTGAGGGAGGAGGTGCCCAGGCCGATCGCGGGGAGGGTGCGGCCGTCGTTGAGGTGGCGGATCGGCGTCATAAGGCCATTGTGCCGCGCCGCTATCCTGACGCCGGACGACCGCTGTCCACCCCCCGAACCCTGACCCCTGGAGCCCGCCGTGCCGCTCGTCGCCTTCGACCTCGACGACACGCTCACCCCGAGCAAGTCCCCGATCGAGCCGCCGATGGCGCAGGCCCTGGCCGCCCTCCTCGACGTCGCGCCCGTGTGCATCATCTCCGGGGGCCAGCTCGAGCAGTTCACCGTGCAGGTGACCGACCGCCTCGACCTCGACGCCGAGCGCCTCGCCCGCCTGCACCTCATGCCCACCTGCGGGACGCGCTACTACCGCCACGACGGCACCGGGTGGGTGGCCGTCTACGCCCACGACCTGTCCGACGCCGAGCGGACCGCCGCCGCGGCGGCCGTCGAGGAGCACGCCCGGCGCCTGGGCCTGTGGGCGGAGCGCCCGTGGGGGCCGGTCATCGAGGACCGCGGCTCGCAGATCACCTTCTCCGCGCTCGGCCAGCAGGCGCCGCTCGACGCCAAGCGGGCCTGGGACCCGACCGGGGAGAAGAAGGAGGCGCTGCGCGCCGCCGTCGCCGCGGACCTCCCGGAGCTCGAGGTGCGCTCGGGCGGGTCGACGTCGGTGGACATCACGCGCAAGGGCGTGGACAAGGCCTACGGGATGCGCCGGCTGGCGGAGCACACCGGCATCGCGCTCGAGGACATGGTCTTCGTGGGCGACCGGCTCGACGAGGGCGGCAACGACTACCCGGTCAAGGCGCTCGGCGTGCCGTGCGTGGCCGTGAGCGGCTGGGAGGAGACCGTCGACGTCGTCGGGCGGCTCGTCGAGGAGCTCGCGGCCCCCCGCCTCTCGTGAGCACGCGGCGCGCGGCGGCTCCCCTCCCCGCATGACCCGCGCCGTGTCCGGGCCGGGCCGGACGGGCCGAGCCCGTCGGCACCCCGCCCGCCTCAGCGCGCGGCGCGGAGGAGCCGCAGCTGGCCGATCTCGGCAGTGTTCTTCATGAGCTCGGCGTTCACCCACGCGATCATGTGGCCGACGCTGTAGTCGGGGTCGTCCGCGACGGGGTAGGAGGCCGCGGCGTCGAGGTCGTCCTCGCCGAGGCCGTCGAGGACGCGCAGCCACTGGGTACGCAGGTCCCGCAGCCACGGCACGACGGCGTCCGCACCCGGCCACCGGACGCTCTCCCGCTCCCGCGGGGGCCGCCCCTGGGCGTGGTCGAGCGCGACGCCCCACCACCACCCGATGTGCCACGTGAGCCACGCGATGGTGGGCACGGGCACCGGGTCGGGCTCGGTGTCCGACCAGTCCGGCGTGGGGTCCCCGTCGGCGTCCGGCCGTACGGTCCACACGAGGGCGGCCGGCTCGAAGCCGACGTCGTCGCGGTCCAGGCGCTCGAGGTGGTACTCGAGCAGGGACCAGGTGAGGTCGAGCTGCCAGCGCAGCAGGTCGAGGCGGGTCGGCGTCACGGAGCTCCTCGGGCGATGAGGTGGGGCGCGCCTGGGCGTGCGGGCGGGACGGGTCACTGTGGCAAACCGCGGCGCGGGGGCGGTAGCACTTTTCCGTCGACGACGACGCGGGCGGCGCGGACGGCGCCCGCTCCGGCGGCGCCCCGCTCAGGAGGGCGTCGCCCCGGTGGGCGGCCGCGGGGCGGAGCCGCGCTGGGGGATCGTGTCGAGGAGGGCCCGGACGTCGGCCAGCCGCGGCACGCCGGTCCGCCGGGCGACCAGCCCGCCGTCGGCGTCGAGCACGAGGATCGTCGGCGTGGAGGTGACGCCCAGGCGCTCGGCGACGTCCTCGTGGCCGGTGACGTCGACGTCGAGGTGGACGACGCCGTCGGCCTGCTCGGCGACGCGGCCCAGGACGGCGCGGGCCGCGCGGCACGGCGCGCAGAACGCCGTCGAGATCTGGACGAGCGTGGCCCGCGAGCCGAGCCGGGCACCGGGGACGCCGAGGTCGCTCGGGTCCAGCCGGGTCACCGGACGCGGACCCGCCGCGGGCTCGCTCCGGCCCGAGTCCTGCCTCGGCCGCCCGGCGTACCGGTCGGCGGGCAGCGCGCTCACGCCGGGCCCTCGCTCCTGTCCGACTCGTCGACGAGGAGCGCGAGGCCGGGGGAGTGCTCGACGAGCCACGGGCTCAGGGCCCACGGGGCCACCTCGATCGCCCGGCGCAGGTCCGACGGTGCCACCCAGGTGTAGTCCATGACCTCCGCGGGGTTCGGCGCGAGCTCGCTGCCGGCCCGGGCCGTGAAGACCGGGCAGATTTCGTTCTCGACGACGCCGGAGGCGTCGACGGCCCGGTAGCGGAAGTCGGGCAGCACCATCCGGATGTCGGTGAGCTCGAGCCCGAGCTCCTCGTGGGCGCGGCGGGCGATGGCCGACTCGAACGACTCCCCGGGCGCGGGGTGGCCGCACAGGGAGTTCGTCCACACGCCCGGCCAGGTCTTCTTCGACAGGGCCCGGCGGGTGACGAGGACCTGCCCCCGCGCGTCGCGGATGTGGCACGAGAACGCGAGGTGCAGCGGGGTGGCCTCGGTGTGCACCTCGGCCTTGTCCGCCACACCCACGGGCGTGCCGTCCTCGGCGAGCAGGATCACCCGCTCGACGGTGCCGTACTCGGACGTCGGAACGGCGGGCGTCGTCACGCCGGTGGGCGCGGAACCGAGCGGCAGGGCGTTCATCCGGCCGAGTGTAGGCCGGAGAAGGGGCAGCCGGCGCGGCGGCGGTCGCGGTGCCGCTGGCGACCGCCGCCGCCGGTCGCTAGCGGCGCTGAGCCAGGACCGCGGTGTTCTGCGCGGTCTGCACCGTGGCCACGGTGAGCTCGAGGCTGACGCGGACCAGGAGGACGTAGAACAGCGCCACGATCGACCCGAACACCAAGAACACCACGCCGAGGAGCGGGGTTCTCATGAAGCCGCCGACGACGAGCACCAGCCACGCGAGACCGATGGCGACGATCGCCACCGCGTAGATGATCTTGACGAACGACGGGGTGACGAAGTGGCGGAAGGAGAAGTCGAACAGCGCGCCGAAGAACCCCTTGTCCGAGCCCCCACGCCCGTCGCCGGTGCCGGGGGTGTTCCACGGTGCCGGGCCGGGACCGCGCGGAGGGACCTGCCCGGGGGCGGGGGGCTGCGGCTGGTAGGGGCTCGGCGGTTGCGGCGCGCCCTGCGGCTGGCCGTACCCGCGCCAGCGCTCGGTGTTGCCGGCGTCGCCACTGGGCGGTGTCTGGCTCATCAGGGGGCTCCAATCTCAGAACGTCGACGGGTGTCACCCGCAGGTTAGGGGCGCCCCCGCGCGTCCGGGTCGGAAACGGTGTCCCGATCTGCCGCGCGGATGCGGACGGCGCGGGCGCCGGCGGGGGCGCCCCGGCGAGCGTCCGGGACGGTGCCGGGGCCCGGGTCGTACCCTGGCAGGCAGGCACCGGCCCCGCCGGTGGGCCTTGACCCCGATCTGAAGGAGTGTCGCTGTGCGTTCTCGGACGGCCCCGTCCCTCGCTCTCGCGGCAGCGGTCGCCCTCGCGATCGCGGGCTGCAGCCCGAGCATCGGCGGGGGCGAGGCGGACGAGGAACCGACCCCCGTGCAGGGTGAGGTCAGCGCCCCGGCCGAGCCGACGGCGGTCATCGCCGCGACGGCCGGTCCGGCCCTCGCCGTCGGGGCCAGCCAGGCCCTGTTCGCGTCCGCGCCCCTGGCGGTGGTGGCCGACGGTGACGACCCGGCGGCGCAGCTGCGCGGCGCCTCGGCTGCGGTGGCGCTCGGCGTGCCGCTCCTCCTCGACGGGGACGACGCCGCCCTGACCGCCGAGCTCGAGCGGCTCGGCACCGAGGACGTGCTCGCGGTCGGGGCCGTCGAGCTCCCCGGCGGTGACGGCGAATCGGCCGCCGAGGACGGCACGGCCGACGGCGCGCCCGCCGTCGTGCCCGCCCCCGCCGACGACGAGGCGCTCGCCGAGCTGCTCGGCGGGTCGGCCGGCGAGCCGGTCGCCGTGGAGGAGGGCTCGGAGGCGGCCGCCGTCGGTGCCCTGGAGCGGGGCGAGTTCCGCGCCCTCGTGCCCGTCGGCGCGGCGGCCCAGCCGGAGCCCACCAGCACCGACGACGACGACGACGCCGAGCTGCCGCCGAGCACGCCGGCCGAGCCCGTCACCGACGTCGTCGTCATGTCGACCGGGGCGGCCGCCGACGTCGCCGCGGTCGCCACCGCCCGAGCGGCCGGCGCGGACGTCCTCGTCGTCCCCGGCGGTGACCCCCGGGCGAGCAGCGAGAGCGTCCAGGCCCTGGCGGAGCGCGCCCCGGCGCACGTCCTCGCCCTGGGTGACGCCTTCGGTGACGCCGACACCCTCGGGTGGCGCGCGGCGACGGCGGCCACCGGCGTCGAGCTGCCCGGCGGCGGTCAGCTCGTCTTCCCCGGGAAGCGGTACGTCGCGCTCTACGGCACGCCTAGCACGACCGCGCTCGGCGTCCTGGGTGAGCAGGACGTGCCGGCCACGATCGAGCGGGCCGCCGAGCACGCGGCGCCGTACCAGGCGCTGACGGAGGACACCGTGGTGCCCGCGCTGGAGATCATCGCCACCGTCGCCTCGGCGGGTGCGGGCGGTGACGGCAACTACTCCAACGAGCTGGCCGTGGAGAGCCTGCGTCCGCTCGTCGACGCCGCCGGCGAGGCCGGCCAGTACGTCGTCCTCGACCTCCAGCCCGGTCGCGCGAGCTTCCTCGAGCAGGCGCAGCTGTACTCCGAGCTTCTCGCGCTGCCGCACGTCGGCCTGGCGCTCGACCCGGAGTGGAACCTCGGACCCGACGAGACGCACATGGTGCAGATCGGCTCGGTGACCTCCGCGGAGATCAACGAGGTGGTCGACTGGCTCGCCGACTTCACCCGCGAGAATGCCCTGCCCCAGAAGCTGCTCGTCCTCCACCAGTTCCAGGTGCGGATGATCCAGCACATCGGCGAGGTCGACCTCTCCCGCACGGAGCTCGCCGTCCTCATCCACGCCGACGGCCAGGGCGGCCAGGGCGCGAAGCAGGACACGTGGGCGACCCTGCGGGCCAGCGCGCCGGGCGTCGAGTGGTGGGGCTGGAAGAACTTCTACGACGAGGACCTGCCCATGCTCAGCCCCGAGGAGACGATGCGGGTCCAGCCGATGCCGCACTTCGTCAGCTACCAGTAGCGGCGCGGCTCGGGGCCCCGCCCGCACGGGCGGCGCCCCGGTGCGGCGCGCATGACGGCGCAGCGGCCCGCTTCGGGGGGCGGGTGCCTCCCCGCTCAGCCGAGACGCAGCGGGGTGTGCGCCTCGTCGACGCGCTCGTCCGGGCGGACGCGGCCCGGCGGGGTGCCGTCCCCGAACGGGCGCCCGCCGAGCGCCTCGCGCCCGTGCGGGCTCACCCATCCGGACAGGTCGGGGCCGGCGGGAACGATCCCTGTGGGGTTGATGTCCCGGTGGACCACGTAGTAGTGCGCCTTGATCTGCGCGAAGTCGACGGTGTCGCCGAACCCGGGCGTCTGGAACAGGTCACGCGCGTAGCCCCACAGCGCGGGCATCTCGCGCAGGGTGCTCCGGTTGCACTTGAAGTGCCCGTGGTAGACCGGGTCGAAGCGCACCAGGGTGGTGAACAGGCGCACGTCCGCCTCGGTGATGGTCTCGCCCACGAGGTAGCGCCGGTCGATGAGGCGCTCCTCGAGCCAGTCGAGCGCGGACCACAGCCGCTCGTACGCGCGGTCGTACGCCGCCTGCGACCCGGCGAAGCCGCACCGGTAGACGCCGTTGTTGACCTCGGTGAACACCCGCCGGTTGACGGCGTCGATCTCCTCGCGGTGCTCCTCCGGGTACAGGTCCGGGGCGCCGGGGCGGTGGTAGGCGCGCCACTCGGTCGAGAGGTCGAGGGTGATCTGCGCGTAGTCGTTGGTTACCACCTGCCCCGTGGGCACGTCGACGATCGCCGGCACGGTGATGCCCCGCGGGTAGTCGGGGAAGCGCGCGAAGTACGCGTCCTGGAGCCGCTCGATCCCGAGCACGGGGTCGCGGCCGCCCGGGTCGAGGTCGAACGTCCAGGACCGCTCGTCGTGCGTGGGACCGGGGAAGCCGATCGACAGGGCATCCTCCAGCCCGAGCAGCCGGCGCACGATGATGGTGCGGTTGGCCCACGGGCAGGCGCGCGCCGCGATGAGGCGGTAGCGCCCCGCCTGGACGGGGTACCCGTCCCGCCCGTCGGCGGTGATGCGCGTGGTGATGTAGTTCGTGTCGCGGGTGAACTTCTTGCCCGCGGAGGTGTAGACCCCGCCCGTGGCGTGCTCGGGCTGCTCGGGCTGCTCGGCCCGCTCGGTGTCGTCGCTCGTGCTCACCTGTCCACGGTAGACCTCACGCCACGGGCGGCCCTCTCCGGCGACGCCCGCCCGACGCCGGACCCTCCCGGGTTCCGCGCCGGAGCCGCACCGGGATGCCCTAGGTTCGCGTGAGGTGGTCCGCCGGGACGACCGGGGAGGGATCCGCCGTGGGCTCGTACCAGTTCTTCGTCACCCCGGAGCACGACGGCAGGGGCGCGCCGACGGGCAGTCGCCAGGGGCTCTGGCGGCACGACCTCACGACCGGCCGGACGGCGTGCCTCACGGTCGGCGGCTGGGCCGAGCGCGCCCCGGAGGGGGACCGCGAGCCGGTGACCGCCGACGAGGCGGCGCGGCTCATCGACGTGCTGCAGGCCCGGTGGGCCCGGCCGACCCGCGGCGCGTTCCGCGTTCCGCCGACCCGGCTCGACGCGCCCCCGATCGAGGCCGCTCCTCGGGCGTCGTCCTGGGCGCCGGAGGAGGACCCGACGGGCACGTACCGGTACTTCGTGCGGCAGCAGCGGGACGGCGACGGGGCCCCCGTCGGCTACACCCAGGAGCTCTTCCGGCGGGAGGCGAGGACCGGTGCCCTCCACTGGCTCGGCGCCTCCGGGTGGAGCCCGGCCCAGCCCAGCGGCGACCTCGAGCCCCTCACCTACGGCGAGGCGCTGGACATGCTCGAGGACGTGCGCAGCATGCGGACGGTCGCCCCGCTGCCCTCCACCGCCCTCGACGCGCCGGTGCGTGCCCCCGAAGGGGCCGGCCGCGGGGCCCGGGGCCGCCGCCGGTGGTGGCACCGCAGGTGAGCGCGCTCCGGCGGCCGGGCAGCACCGCCTGATCGCACCGGTACCCTCGGCCGGCCCTCCGGCCGGGGGTGCGGCTCAGGCCCGGCCGGGCCGCGGCCGGACGCCGTCGGCGACGGAGTACACCTCGGTCCCCGAGATGAACACCTGCTCGGCCCGGGAGAAGACGTCGAGCGGGTCGCCCGACCACACGACGACGTCGCCGTCGAGCCCCTCCCGCAGGGCGCCGACGCGCTCGCCCAGGCCGAGGAACGACGCCGGGTTGACCGTGAGGGCCTGAAGGGCGACGTCACGGTCGAGCCCGTCCTTGACGGCGAGCGACGCCTGGTGGACGAGGAAGTTGATCGGTACGACCGGGTGGTCGGTGGTGATCGCCACCCGCACCCCGGCCTCGGCGAGGCGCACGAGGTTGACGATCGCGCGGTCGCGGAGCTCGACCTTGGACCGGGTGGTGAACATCGGCCCGAAGATCACCGGGATGTCCTTCTCGGCGAGCAGGTCGGCGAGCTTGGCGCCCTCGGTGCCGTGGTTGATGACCAGGCGGTAGCCGAACTCCTCGGCCAGGCGGATCGCGGTGGCGATGTCGTCGTGGCGGTGGGTGTGCTGGTCCCAGACGAGCTCGCCGTCGAGCACCCGGGCGAGGGTCTCCAGGCCGAGGTCCCGCTCGAAGGGCTTGCCCTCGCTCAGGGCCTGGGTGCGCCGCGCGGCGTAGTTCTGCGCGGCCACGAACGCGGCGCGGATGACGTGGGCGACGCCGAGCCGGGTGGAGGGCGCCTGCTTCTTGTCCCCGTACACCCGCTTGGGGTTCTCACCCAGGGCGGACTTCACGGACACCGCCTCGGCGATCACCTGCTCGTCGACGGTGCGCCCGCCCCAGGTCTTGATGGCGACCGTCTGACCGCCGATGGGGTTCCCCGAGCCCGGCTTGACGACGGCGGAGGTCACGCCCCCCTCGAGGGCGTCGCGGAAGCCGACGTCGTCGATGTTGATGCCGTCGATCGCCCGCAGCGCCGCCCCGTTGGGGTCGGTCATCTCGTTGGTGTCGTTGCCGGCCCAGCCCTCGCCCTCCTCGTGGACGCCCATGTGGGCGTGCGCCTCGACGAAGCCCGGGAGGACCCACTTCCCGGCGGCGTCCACCCGGCGGGCGTCGTCGGGGATCTCCACGTCGGCCCCGACCGCGGCGATGACGCCGTCGACGACGAGGACGGTGCCGCCGTCGATCGGCTCACCGGCGACCGGGACGACGTAGCCCCCGGTGATCGCGACGGTGCCGCCGGGACGGCGCTGGACGGTGCTGGGCGTGGCAGTGGTCATGTCCCAGTCGTACCACTGGGTGTGCCTGGCGCGCCGCTCGAGGCTAGTGCTGGCACGCTGAGCACGTCGGCGCATGGGCGTCGAGAACGTGGGAGGGGACCGGAATGACCGAGCAGGAGCCCGCGGGCCGCACGGCACGCTTCGGGCGCTCGCGCCGCAGCGAGGGCACGACGACGGCGACGACACCGGGCAAGCGCGGTGAGCAGGGCGCGCAGAGCCGGGTCTCCTGGGTCGGGTTGGCCGTCGCCGCGGTGCTGGCGGCCTGGCAGATCATCTACTCGATCACGCTGCAGACGACGGCCGAGGCGAACCGGGACGTCTACACCTCCGTCTCGCTCTTCGTGAGCCTCATCCTCGCCGTCGGCGCCGCCGTCCTCGGCACGGTGGCGCTGAGCCAGCGCCACCTCCCGCGCTGGCCCGCCGTCGCCGCGGTGGCGATCGGCGTGTACGTCTTCCTCGTCTGTGTCGCCTCGTGGATCGGCGGCCTCATGGCGTCGCCGGTCTGACCGACCGGTCCGGGGCGGCACGGTCTGACCGTGTCGCCGGCCTGACCGACCGGTCCGGGGCGGCCCGCTACGGGATCGGCCAGGTGTGGACCGGCTCGTTGGCCTGCATCCCCTGGGTGTACTCGGCGAGCATGGTGCGCAGTGCCTCGGGGCGCCGCATGCCGCGACCCTCGAGCGCGCGCACGGTGGCCGCCTGCCACGACGCCCCGTTGCGCCCGAGCCGGGCCCGCGCCTCGAGGATGTCGAGGTAGCGGTCCGCGATCGGCGCGGGGATGCCCAGGCGCTCCAGCCCCCGCGCGGCCATCGGCAGCAGGCGGCGGAGGATGAGCTCGTCCGCCGGCACCTCGCCGACCTTGGGCCAGTACAGGCGCGCGTCGATGCCGTCCCGGGCGCCGGCCTCGAAGTTCTCCCGCGCGGCGTCGAACGACATGCGGGTCCAGATCGGCCGCTCGTCCTGGGCCAGCTCGGAGACGACACCGAAGAAGAAGGCCGCGTTCGCCATGGTGTCGACCACGGTCGGCCCGGCGGGCAGGACCCGGTTCTCCACGCGCAGGTGCGGGGAGCCGTCCTGGACGTCGTAGATCGGCCGGTTCCAGCGGTAGATGGTGCCGTTGTGCAGGCGCAGCTCGGCCAGGCTCGGGGTCCCGCCGGCGGCGAACACCTCGGCCGGGTCCTCGTCACTGGTCTGCGGCAGGAGCGTGGGGAAGTAGCGGACGTTCTCCTCGAAGAGGTCGAAGATCGACGTCACCCAGCGGTCACCGAAGTGGACGAGCGGGCGCACCCCCTGGTTGCGGAGTTCCGGCGGGCGGATGTCGGTGGACTGGAGGAAGACCTCGGTGCGGGTCTCCGCGAGGAGCTGGTGCCCGAAGAGGAAGGGCGAGTTGGCGCCGAGCGCCAGCTGGGGGCCGGCGATGGCCTCGGCGGCGTTCCAGTAGTGGGCGAACATGGCGGGGCTCACCTGGAGGTGCAGCTGCGTGGACGTGCACGCCGCCTCGGCGGCGATGGAGTCCATCGTCATCTGCAGGGGCTCGGGGCCGCCGATGTCGAGGACGATGTCCTCCCGGCGCGAGCCCATGACGGCGTCGTCGAGGGCCCGGTACCGCGCGCTGTCGGTGAGCCAGGCGCGGCCCTCGGCCGGCGGCCACAACGTGGGCAGGATGCCGATCATGACGATGTCGGCGCCGGCCTCGCGGGCACGGTCCCGGGCGCGGTTGAGGTTCTCCCGCAGGGACTCCTCGAAGTGGACGAGGGACGCGCCGTCCATCTGCCGCGGCTCGACGTTGAGCTCGATGGTGAACAGGCCCAGCTCGGTCTGGTAGAGCGGGTCGTCGATGCGCTGGAGGATCTCGGCGTTGCCGAAGTGGGGGCGCAGGTCGGCGTCGACGAGGTTGAGCTCGATCTCCAGCCCGGTGCGCCACTCGTGCTCGTCGAAGGAGCCGGCCTCGAGCATCGCCTCGAGCGTGTCGAGGCACCGGCGGACGGCCTGCCGGTAGCGCGTGTGGTCGGCACGGGTGAACTCCCGCGACCGGATCTCCTCACCCATCGCACCTCCTGCGTCACGGTCCAGCGGCGAATGACTGAGGGAACCACATCTCGCTGCGCCGGTCAGCCGATCACGTGCCGCGTGGCGACGCGCCCGGGGCGCCACAATAGGTCCGATGAGCCCAGAGCCCGACGCCGCCCCGCCCGGCCCCGACGCGCCCGGTTCCCACGCGGCCGGCTCGCACGCGCCCGACCCGGTCGGCTCTGACGCGCCCGACGCCGCCGGCACCGGGCGCGAGCGGCAGCCTTTGCTGCCGTGGTGGCACGAGCTGACGCCCACGACGCGCAAGGCCGTGCGGGCCGGCGTGGTCCTGCTCGTCACCCTGGTCATCGCCGCGGGCTACGGCGTGCTCACCGCCTCCACCCGGTCCTCGCTGGGGCCTCACGAGGCGGACTACTCGGTGACGCTCAGCGGTGACGTCGCCATCGACCTCGGCCCGCTCGGGTCGGTGATCCTGGAGTCGCCGGTGCGGCCGCTGGGGGTCGACGTCGTCGTCCACGAGATCCCCGCCGAGCTCACGGCCGTGGCCGCCAACCCCGTCACCGGGCTCGCCGGCGACCTCGCGGCGTACGTCCAGTTCTTCTCCGCCCCGGATGCGGCGATCTCGAGTGCCGTCGACGGCCTGGTCGGGGATGCCCTGGGCCGCACAGTGATCGCGTGGTCGGCCCTGCTCCTGCTCATCGCGGCGGCGCGGTTCGCCTCGCGCGGCCTGTTGCGCACGGAGGTCGCCCAGGCGCTGAGGCGGCCGGGCGTCGCGGCCCTTGTCGTCGTCCTCGTCGTGGGCCTGGGGATGGCCACCGCCGTCGACCTCGCCGGGGACGAGCGGGCACCCGGTCAGCGGGTGGAGGCGTTCGCGGACACGCCCCTCGAGGAGGTGCGGATCACCGGCCGCCTCGGCTCGCTCGTCGACACCTACGGCAGCTACGTCGTCGAGGCGTACCGCGAGAACGAGGAGTTCTACGCCCAGGTGCAGGACAACCTCGCGGCCGCGTACGAGGACGATCCCGCGCCCCGCGCGCCCGACCCCTCGGCGACACCGCTGGCCGTGGCCACCGGCGACGCCACCCCGTCCGCGACGGCCGGCCCGGAGACGCCGTCGGAGACGCCAGCGGGCTCGCCGTCTGCGACCGAGGGCGCGTCCGGGACGCCGTCTGCGACCGTGGGCGCGTCCGGGACGCCGGCGGGGTCGCCGTCGGGGACGCCGACGGAAGGGGCCTCCGAGACCCCGTCCGAGCCGGAGGTCGAGCCCGAGCCCGTGACCTTCGTCGTCGTCTCCGACCTGCACTGCAACGTGGGGATGGCGCCGGTCGTCGGCGCGCTCGTCGACCTCGCGGGCGCCGACGCCCTGCTCGACGCCGGCGACACCGTGATGAGCGGGACGAGCGTGGAGTCCTACTGCGTCAACGCCTTCGCCCAGGCGTTGCCGGACGGCGTGCAGGCGGTCGTCGCCCCGGGCAACCACGACAGCGTCCAGACCGCCGAGCAGTTCCGCGACGCCGGGTACACCGTCCTCGACGGGCGAGTCGTCGACGTCGCGGGCGTCCGGATCCTCGGGGACACCGACCCCACCCTCACGGCCGTCGGTTCGGGCACGCAGCCCGAGCGTGAGGAGACCGTGCCGGAGATGGGGCTGCGCCTGGCGGCGACGGCCTGCGAGGCCGCCGACGACGGCGACACCATCGACCTCCTGCTCGTCCACAACCCCCGCGCGGCCATGCCGGCGCTCGAGGAGGGCTGCGCCCCGCTCGCGCTGTCGGGCCACTGGCACCGGCGCGAGGGGCCCGAGCCGTACGGGCGCGGCGTGCGGTACGTGTCGTCGAGCTCGGCGGGGGCGGTGAGCGGTGGGGCGACCATCGGTCCGCTCAACGGCGAGGCGGCGCTCACCGTCCTGCGGGTGGACGCGGTGACCGGGCGGGCGATGGACTACCGCCTCGTCACCGTCGCGCCCGACGCCTCGGTCAGCCTCGGGCCGTGGACGGCTCTCCCGGAGGCCGAGGCCGAGGTCGAGGCCGAGGCCGCCGACGGCGGCAGCGGTGATGGTGGCAGCGGTGACGGCGGCGGTGGTAGCGGTGCCGAGAGCCCGGCGGCCACGCCGTCCGAAGGCTGAACCTTCAACCACAACGGTCCCGGGGCGCGCATACTGTGCGGGTTCGGCACGAGAGGGGAGACGACGTGAGCGTCAAGCACGAGCAGTCCCGCGCCCAGCACGACGGCGGGGCGCCTCGCTCCGGGCCGAGCCGGTCGCAGGGTGAGATCGTCGATCTTGACGACGACCTCGACGACGACCTCGACGACGACCTCGCAGATCTCGACCCGGCCCGCCCGAGCGAGCACCAGCTCGCCGGGGGCGCCCCGCGCGGGCTGGCCTGGCTGCTCACCATCGGCGGTGCGATCGGGGTATGGGCCTCGGTGATGCTCGTCCTCTCCGAGCGCGCGATCCTCGCCGACCCGAACGCGAGCCTCGCCTGCAACCTCAACCCGCTCATCGGCTGTGGGGAGTTCATCACCAGCTGGCAGGCCGCGGCGCTGGGCGTGCCCAACGCCCTCCTGGGCACGATCGCCTTCACCTTCCTCACGGCGACCGGCGTCGTGCTGCTCGCCGGCGCCCGACTGCCGCGCTGGTACTGGGTCGCGCTCATGGCCGGCACCGTCGCCGCGGCCGGGGCGATCACCTGGTTCCAGTACCAGAGCATGGCCTCGCTCGGCGGACTGTGCCCCTACTGCATGGTGGTCTGGGCGGTGACCATCCCCGTCGTCGTCAACGTCCTGGCCCGGGGCGTCCAGGCGGGGCACGTCCCCGCGCCCGAGGGGCTGCG
The sequence above is a segment of the Georgenia faecalis genome. Coding sequences within it:
- a CDS encoding HAD-IIB family hydrolase, with the protein product MPLVAFDLDDTLTPSKSPIEPPMAQALAALLDVAPVCIISGGQLEQFTVQVTDRLDLDAERLARLHLMPTCGTRYYRHDGTGWVAVYAHDLSDAERTAAAAAVEEHARRLGLWAERPWGPVIEDRGSQITFSALGQQAPLDAKRAWDPTGEKKEALRAAVAADLPELEVRSGGSTSVDITRKGVDKAYGMRRLAEHTGIALEDMVFVGDRLDEGGNDYPVKALGVPCVAVSGWEETVDVVGRLVEELAAPRLS
- a CDS encoding DinB family protein, whose amino-acid sequence is MTPTRLDLLRWQLDLTWSLLEYHLERLDRDDVGFEPAALVWTVRPDADGDPTPDWSDTEPDPVPVPTIAWLTWHIGWWWGVALDHAQGRPPRERESVRWPGADAVVPWLRDLRTQWLRVLDGLGEDDLDAAASYPVADDPDYSVGHMIAWVNAELMKNTAEIGQLRLLRAAR
- a CDS encoding thioredoxin family protein; this encodes MSALPADRYAGRPRQDSGRSEPAAGPRPVTRLDPSDLGVPGARLGSRATLVQISTAFCAPCRAARAVLGRVAEQADGVVHLDVDVTGHEDVAERLGVTSTPTILVLDADGGLVARRTGVPRLADVRALLDTIPQRGSAPRPPTGATPS
- the idi gene encoding isopentenyl-diphosphate Delta-isomerase, coding for MNALPLGSAPTGVTTPAVPTSEYGTVERVILLAEDGTPVGVADKAEVHTEATPLHLAFSCHIRDARGQVLVTRRALSKKTWPGVWTNSLCGHPAPGESFESAIARRAHEELGLELTDIRMVLPDFRYRAVDASGVVENEICPVFTARAGSELAPNPAEVMDYTWVAPSDLRRAIEVAPWALSPWLVEHSPGLALLVDESDRSEGPA
- a CDS encoding DUF4282 domain-containing protein, producing the protein MSQTPPSGDAGNTERWRGYGQPQGAPQPPSPYQPQPPAPGQVPPRGPGPAPWNTPGTGDGRGGSDKGFFGALFDFSFRHFVTPSFVKIIYAVAIVAIGLAWLVLVVGGFMRTPLLGVVFLVFGSIVALFYVLLVRVSLELTVATVQTAQNTAVLAQRR
- a CDS encoding glutathione S-transferase family protein, translating into MSTSDDTERAEQPEQPEHATGGVYTSAGKKFTRDTNYITTRITADGRDGYPVQAGRYRLIAARACPWANRTIIVRRLLGLEDALSIGFPGPTHDERSWTFDLDPGGRDPVLGIERLQDAYFARFPDYPRGITVPAIVDVPTGQVVTNDYAQITLDLSTEWRAYHRPGAPDLYPEEHREEIDAVNRRVFTEVNNGVYRCGFAGSQAAYDRAYERLWSALDWLEERLIDRRYLVGETITEADVRLFTTLVRFDPVYHGHFKCNRSTLREMPALWGYARDLFQTPGFGDTVDFAQIKAHYYVVHRDINPTGIVPAGPDLSGWVSPHGREALGGRPFGDGTPPGRVRPDERVDEAHTPLRLG
- a CDS encoding amidohydrolase, which codes for MTTATPSTVQRRPGGTVAITGGYVVPVAGEPIDGGTVLVVDGVIAAVGADVEIPDDARRVDAAGKWVLPGFVEAHAHMGVHEEGEGWAGNDTNEMTDPNGAALRAIDGINIDDVGFRDALEGGVTSAVVKPGSGNPIGGQTVAIKTWGGRTVDEQVIAEAVSVKSALGENPKRVYGDKKQAPSTRLGVAHVIRAAFVAAQNYAARRTQALSEGKPFERDLGLETLARVLDGELVWDQHTHRHDDIATAIRLAEEFGYRLVINHGTEGAKLADLLAEKDIPVIFGPMFTTRSKVELRDRAIVNLVRLAEAGVRVAITTDHPVVPINFLVHQASLAVKDGLDRDVALQALTVNPASFLGLGERVGALREGLDGDVVVWSGDPLDVFSRAEQVFISGTEVYSVADGVRPRPGRA
- a CDS encoding glutamate-cysteine ligase family protein codes for the protein MGEEIRSREFTRADHTRYRQAVRRCLDTLEAMLEAGSFDEHEWRTGLEIELNLVDADLRPHFGNAEILQRIDDPLYQTELGLFTIELNVEPRQMDGASLVHFEESLRENLNRARDRAREAGADIVMIGILPTLWPPAEGRAWLTDSARYRALDDAVMGSRREDIVLDIGGPEPLQMTMDSIAAEAACTSTQLHLQVSPAMFAHYWNAAEAIAGPQLALGANSPFLFGHQLLAETRTEVFLQSTDIRPPELRNQGVRPLVHFGDRWVTSIFDLFEENVRYFPTLLPQTSDEDPAEVFAAGGTPSLAELRLHNGTIYRWNRPIYDVQDGSPHLRVENRVLPAGPTVVDTMANAAFFFGVVSELAQDERPIWTRMSFDAARENFEAGARDGIDARLYWPKVGEVPADELILRRLLPMAARGLERLGIPAPIADRYLDILEARARLGRNGASWQAATVRALEGRGMRRPEALRTMLAEYTQGMQANEPVHTWPIP